GCGCCAACCTGCTCTACTGGATTTTAGCAAATGGTATACCATCGGCCGCAGGAGCGGTGCTCGCCATGGCCCACCCTTTCACTACTATTGGCGCCTTTGCGGCGGCGCCGATAACCAGCCTCACTCCGGTGATCGGCGCGGGATATGTCACCGCATTTATCCAGGTTATGGTATGCCCGCCGGTTGTCAGGGAATTTGAGACGGTAGCTGAAGATATGCTGCATTTCGCCTGTTGGTGGAAAAACAAACTTCTGCGGGTATTCCTGGTCTTTATTCTTACCGGTCTTGGATCCGCCATCGGTACCTGGATAGGCGGTGTTGAAATAGTTAAAAACCTTATGAGCTGAAACACTTGTCTTCGGCTCATACCTGGCCATTGCCTTCATAGGCTAAATTTATTAAAAACGGTTACAAATTATAAATATAATGGATACTCCAGCAAAACCTCAAGATACAGCACTCACCAACCGGCAAATCAAATACCTCAGAGGTCTGGGCCACAAGCTTTCCCCCCTGGTTCTCGTCGGCAAGGAGGGCATCAGCGAAAGTCTGCTGAAAGCCGTGCAAACCGAACTTCTCAATCACGAGCTTATTAAGGTAAAGGTAGGCAGCAACTCCGAAGTTGACAAAAAGGAAGCTGCCCGGATCATACCGGAAGCCTCGCAGAGCTCACTGGTCCAGTTCATCGGCAAAACCCTGCTACTATATAAAGCCAATCCCAAAAGACCGAAGGATAAGCGGATCCACCTACCCAGCATGTAATGTGATTTTTATTTGCCTGCTTGCCCCCTAGTCCTCGGCCCAAGGCCAGGAGAAGCTGGAGTTCAGGGGGAAACAGATTTATTTATGATGGTGGGCCGATAAGGAAAGATCCATGATGGTAGTGGGACACTCCTGCCGTGCCACTACGAAGGTGCTGTTCGAATCAGCCTTTACTTTCATTGCAGCTTCATGGGCGATTCCGGGAAGGTTGTTGGTTTCACTCAGGTGGGCCAGAACGATGTATTGTAACCGCGGATTGAGAAGACGGCCCAGAAAATCGGCGGCATCGTCATTAGCCAGATGACCGTGGCTGGAGCGGACGCGCTGCTGTAAAAAAAGTGGATACGGACCTTGCCTGAGCATTTCCGGATCATGATTAAATTCGAGGATCAAACCATCACAGTTGAGTAGGCGGGCTGCCATGAGATGGGTGACTTTGCCGGTATCGGTGCAGTACCCCAGAGTGTATTGACCGTCGCTGATCACATACCCCACCGGATCATTGGTATCATGAAGAGTGCGGAAGGAGCGAATTTCGAGATCCTGAAAGACAAATTTCTCTCCTGTTTCAAACTCTTCTCTCTGATGAAGCCTCCCCATCTTCTTCTCTCCGCCGCGAAAGGTGCCTTCATTGGCGAAAACCGGAATCTTACAGCGCCTGGAGAGTATTCCCGCTCCACAGATATGATCATTATGTTCATGGGTTAATAAAATTCCGCCGACGCATTCGATGGCTTTACCGGTACTGTTCAGGCGTGAACACAATTGCTTTCCGGAAAATCCCGCATCCAGCAATATCCCCGTTTTTCCGGATTCAATATAGACGGAATTTCCTTTGCTGCCGCTGCCGAGCACCGAAAAACGCATATCACCTGCCTGTGTGGCCGAAACCGCCATCACCCCGTGTGGTCCTGGAGAGTTCCAGTGCCGTCTTCACATTTGCCCGGACAACAGGTGCCACGACTAATTGTGCAATACGATCTCCTCTGGTAATACGGAAATCCTCCGTGCCGAGATTGATAAGCGCTATCTTGATCTCTCCCCGATAATCCGCATCTATCGTTCCCGGGCTGTTGAGCACGGTAACACCATGCTTAACCGCTAGTCCGCTGCGGGGCCGTACCTGAATTTCAAAACCTGGAGGAATGGCAACTGCCAGTCCTGTTCCGATAAGAGCACGTTCGCCGGCCCTCAGGATCAGAAAGGTGTCAACCGCGGCACGGATATCCATGCCCGCGGCATGTTCTGTTTCATAGGCAGGCAGACCCAAATCGGCGGTGGCCTGTCGATCCAGACGGCAAAAGGTGATTATTTCTTCGCTCATTGATTTTTTCAATTCAAAAAAAAAGCCGGATCAATAACGATCCGGCTTTGCATTAAATAATTACCACGCGTTCAGTCGATTACAGCAGGGCTTTACGGCTCAGACGGATCCGGCCTCTATTGTCGACATCGAGAACTTTCACCTCCACAGTGTCACCCTCGTTGAGCACGTCGGTAACCTTGGCAACACGTTTGGTATCCAGTTCGGAAATGTGAACAAGGCCGTCAGTTCCCGGCAATACTTCAACAAAGGCGCCAAAATCCTTTATGCTCTTTACCACTCCGGTGTAGGTCTTGCCTATTTCAACCTCGGCTGTAATCGCCTTGATCTTCTCGATCAATGCTTCAGCTTTGCTGCCATCCGAGGTGAATATCTTCACCAGACCGCTGTCATCAACTTCTATTTTGGCATCGTATTCAGCAGACATCTCTTTGATGATTTTGCCGCCCGGGCCGATAATATCCCGAATCTTATCCGGGTTTATTTTGATAACCAGATACTTAGGAGCATATTCTGACACTTCTTCACGTGCTTTGGAGATTCCTGATTTCATTTCAGCAAGAATGTGCAGCCTTCCTCTCTTGGCTTGCTCAAGGGCATCTCCCATGATTTCACGGTCAACCCCGGCAATCTTGATATCCATCTGCAGTGAAGTTATGCCGCCTTCAGTGCCGACCACCTTGAAGTCCATGTCGCCGAGATGATCTTCATCGCCGAGGATATCGGAGAGAATAACAACCTTGTCTCCTTCCTTGATAAGTCCCATGGCAATGCCTGATACCGATTCCTTGATCGGTATTCCGGCGTCCATCATGGCCATACTGCCGCCGCATACTGTTGCCATGGAAGAAGATCCGTTTGACTCCAGCACTTCTGAAACCACCCGAATCGAATAGGGAAAATCCTCTTCACTGGGCAGAACCCCGGATAAACCGCGCATCGCCAAGGTGCCATGGCCGACATCCCTTCTTGAAGGACCTCGCATCATGCGCGCCTCGCCCACACAGAATGGCGGAAAGTTATAGTGGAGCATAAACCTTCTGTTTTCATCGCCAGTGAGGGTTTCAATGCGCTGCTGGTCTCTCTCGCTGCCGAGGGTTGCCGTCACCAGGGCCTGGGTTTCTCCGCGGGTGAAGAGCGCAGAACCGTGTGTTCGCGGGAGGTAACCGACTTCACAGGTAATATTACGAATCTGATCAAAGGAGCGCCCGTCAATCCTTCGCTCATCATCAACGATCATTTTACGCATGACCGTCTTCTTGTAAGATGACAGCAGATCACTGATTTCCCCGGCCCGATCGCCGCTTTCATCAAGCTCGGCAATCACTTTTTTCTTGAGCTCATCGGAAAGACGACCCCGTTCCATTTTATCGGCCGTGGTGACTACTTTGATCACACCCTCGGAGGAAACCTCTTTTACCTTCTCCAGAAGGGCTTCATCAATCTGCGGTGGTTCGATAATTCTTTTCTCGCGTCCATTGGTGGACCTCAAATCATCCTGCAGATCTATCAATGGCTGTATCTGCTCGTGCACAAAAAATATGGCTGATAATACTTCAGCTTCGCTGAGGCTGTCGGCCTGGCCTTCGACCATGACAACAGCATCTCGGGTACAGGCTACAACGATGTTCATGCTGGATTCAAGCAGCTCGTCCGCCGTGGGGTTGATAACGTAATCACCGTCTATATATCCAACCCGGGCACCGGCCACAGGTCCGCCGAAGGGAATGTCGGAGAGGGTCAGAGCGCATGATGCACCGACCAATGCCAGAACATCCGGGTCATTCTGGGTATCAGCGGATAGAACAGTGGCGATAACTTGCGTCTCGGATGCATAGCCCGCGGGAAACAAAGGACGCAGCGGTCTGTCTATAATTCTGCAGGTCAACACCTCATGATCACTGGGGCGACCTATCTCTCTTCTGAAATAGTTGCCCGGTATTTTGCCGACAGATGCCAGTTTTTCCTGATATTCGATGGTCAGCGGCAAGAAACCCAACTCGGGTTTATTTTCCTTGCCTGCAACCGCGGTCACCAGGACAACGGTCTCTCCTGACTGGATCACAATAGAACCAGAGGCCTGTTTGGCCAGTTTACCGGTTTCAATGGAAATGTTTTTCCCACCTATTTGTGCTTCTACTTTTTTATACATTTTAACTCCATAGTTATTGCATCAGGGAAATGCCCAGCGCCACTAATATGACTGGATTATCCACCAGCCCCGTATGCTCTTTTTTTTCCGGAAATGCGTATTTACCTACCCGGTTATACCGGATAAGCAGTGCCTTTAAAAAGCATGTTCTTACAAACAATTGTAAAATTACTTAAAGACACCAAAAACAACAGACTATTGCGGAGTCTTCCGGAATAGTCTGTTAAATAATGGCACGAACGTAAACATGAAAAGGGCAGAAGCCCTGCACAATCACTATTTACGAATACCGAGCTCCTGAATCAGGGCTCTATATTTATTTATATCTTTTTTCTTCAGATAATCAAGAAGGCTCCGCCTCTGTCCGACCAATTTCAGCAACCCTTGTCGGGAATGATGGTCCTTTTTGTGAGTTTTAAAATGATCGGTGAGGTAATGAATACGGTCCGTCAGCAGAGCAATCTGCACCTCTGAAGAGCCTGTATCCGAAGGATGCACCTTAAATTTCTCAATTATTTCACTTTTCTTTACAGCTGTCTGTGCCACAACAAATCCTCCTGAAATGTCATCCGGACAAATTCGCTGGTATCTTTTGAAAACGAATTTGATCCAATAAAAACTCCATAAGCACCTTCATAAATAATTTCCTGACCCAGCTAAACAGGATAAGAAAATATTCCCAGGGTACTCAAATACACATGCCACAACAAGCGACCTCTTAAGCTGTCCCTTGAGGGGTGATAACAGTACAACTAAATATCACAAAAAAACAAGACTTACCATGTCAATGATTCAGTCGACCCGGACCATGGCCTTAAGGCGTCTGCACCTCTGCCCCTGCCGGTGGCAACACCCTATCCATTAATTAGGATTTTTGCAA
This window of the Desulfopila inferna genome carries:
- a CDS encoding MBL fold metallo-hydrolase translates to MRFSVLGSGSKGNSVYIESGKTGILLDAGFSGKQLCSRLNSTGKAIECVGGILLTHEHNDHICGAGILSRRCKIPVFANEGTFRGGEKKMGRLHQREEFETGEKFVFQDLEIRSFRTLHDTNDPVGYVISDGQYTLGYCTDTGKVTHLMAARLLNCDGLILEFNHDPEMLRQGPYPLFLQQRVRSSHGHLANDDAADFLGRLLNPRLQYIVLAHLSETNNLPGIAHEAAMKVKADSNSTFVVARQECPTTIMDLSLSAHHHK
- the pnp gene encoding polyribonucleotide nucleotidyltransferase is translated as MYKKVEAQIGGKNISIETGKLAKQASGSIVIQSGETVVLVTAVAGKENKPELGFLPLTIEYQEKLASVGKIPGNYFRREIGRPSDHEVLTCRIIDRPLRPLFPAGYASETQVIATVLSADTQNDPDVLALVGASCALTLSDIPFGGPVAGARVGYIDGDYVINPTADELLESSMNIVVACTRDAVVMVEGQADSLSEAEVLSAIFFVHEQIQPLIDLQDDLRSTNGREKRIIEPPQIDEALLEKVKEVSSEGVIKVVTTADKMERGRLSDELKKKVIAELDESGDRAGEISDLLSSYKKTVMRKMIVDDERRIDGRSFDQIRNITCEVGYLPRTHGSALFTRGETQALVTATLGSERDQQRIETLTGDENRRFMLHYNFPPFCVGEARMMRGPSRRDVGHGTLAMRGLSGVLPSEEDFPYSIRVVSEVLESNGSSSMATVCGGSMAMMDAGIPIKESVSGIAMGLIKEGDKVVILSDILGDEDHLGDMDFKVVGTEGGITSLQMDIKIAGVDREIMGDALEQAKRGRLHILAEMKSGISKAREEVSEYAPKYLVIKINPDKIRDIIGPGGKIIKEMSAEYDAKIEVDDSGLVKIFTSDGSKAEALIEKIKAITAEVEIGKTYTGVVKSIKDFGAFVEVLPGTDGLVHISELDTKRVAKVTDVLNEGDTVEVKVLDVDNRGRIRLSRKALL
- the yhbY gene encoding ribosome assembly RNA-binding protein YhbY → MDTPAKPQDTALTNRQIKYLRGLGHKLSPLVLVGKEGISESLLKAVQTELLNHELIKVKVGSNSEVDKKEAARIIPEASQSSLVQFIGKTLLLYKANPKRPKDKRIHLPSM
- the rpsO gene encoding 30S ribosomal protein S15, with protein sequence MAQTAVKKSEIIEKFKVHPSDTGSSEVQIALLTDRIHYLTDHFKTHKKDHHSRQGLLKLVGQRRSLLDYLKKKDINKYRALIQELGIRK
- the dut gene encoding dUTP diphosphatase, with the translated sequence MSEEIITFCRLDRQATADLGLPAYETEHAAGMDIRAAVDTFLILRAGERALIGTGLAVAIPPGFEIQVRPRSGLAVKHGVTVLNSPGTIDADYRGEIKIALINLGTEDFRITRGDRIAQLVVAPVVRANVKTALELSRTTRGDGGFGHTGR